One window of Paludibacter propionicigenes WB4 genomic DNA carries:
- the tsaA gene encoding tRNA (N6-threonylcarbamoyladenosine(37)-N6)-methyltransferase TrmO, with protein sequence MEDIIIKPIGIIHTPHTDVKNMPIQPIAAEGIRGYIELLPEYAAGLKDIEGFSHLTLLYRFHKIDGYKLVVVPFMDTEERGIFACKAPKRPNAIGLSTVKLIGVEGNIIHIEQVDMLDGTPLIDIKPFYPRYDNRFDVKLGWLEKNKDLPLEELRSDERFK encoded by the coding sequence ATGGAAGATATTATTATTAAACCCATTGGCATTATTCACACACCGCACACCGATGTGAAGAATATGCCTATTCAACCCATAGCTGCCGAAGGCATTCGGGGGTATATAGAATTGCTGCCCGAGTATGCGGCAGGATTAAAAGATATTGAAGGCTTTTCGCATCTCACTTTGCTCTATCGTTTCCATAAAATCGATGGGTATAAACTGGTTGTAGTGCCGTTTATGGATACCGAAGAGCGCGGGATTTTTGCCTGTAAGGCTCCCAAACGCCCCAATGCCATTGGGCTTTCCACCGTGAAACTGATCGGTGTGGAGGGCAATATCATTCACATTGAACAGGTAGATATGCTGGACGGTACGCCGCTTATTGACATTAAACCTTTTTATCCGCGCTACGACAACCGATTTGATGTAAAGTTGGGCTGGCTCGAAAAAAACAAGGATCTTCCGTTGGAAGAACTTCGGTCCGACGAACGATTTAAATAG
- a CDS encoding DUF6261 family protein, with the protein MKVKIIRLQLSHLWNNEYCMFVSQLVAIFLKYNAEALHLRKAFDRLQGTLPEIAKIKAYDLSSAISNQLSDLNNERRTLILGITEQAKTFGRLSMQGVSQHVDVLTRFINKHGRDIGTTNYNDNTKRFNDLIADYDNSQAVQEAASVLYCRILFDQLRTVNTQFASLFLQRTQEDSSIQTVDTRAIRSETDDVLNDFFNAFEFCSLEYEGLDYQTPANEMNDIISHYKTELKARTTRRLEGKEVHSEKPISVS; encoded by the coding sequence ATGAAAGTAAAAATTATCCGTTTGCAATTAAGTCATCTATGGAACAATGAGTATTGCATGTTTGTGAGCCAACTTGTGGCTATTTTTCTTAAGTATAATGCAGAGGCATTGCATCTGAGAAAAGCTTTCGACCGCCTACAGGGCACGTTGCCCGAGATTGCTAAAATCAAAGCGTATGACCTTAGTAGTGCTATCAGTAATCAACTCTCCGACCTGAACAACGAGCGCCGGACATTGATTTTAGGCATCACGGAACAAGCTAAAACTTTTGGCAGATTAAGTATGCAGGGCGTATCGCAACATGTGGATGTGCTTACAAGATTTATCAACAAACATGGTCGCGACATTGGTACCACCAACTACAACGACAACACAAAACGGTTTAATGATTTGATTGCCGACTATGATAATAGTCAGGCTGTGCAGGAAGCTGCATCGGTATTATACTGCCGCATTTTGTTCGACCAGCTGCGAACGGTAAATACGCAGTTTGCTAGTTTGTTTCTACAACGCACACAAGAAGATTCGTCGATTCAAACAGTTGATACCCGCGCTATACGCAGCGAAACAGATGATGTATTGAATGATTTTTTCAATGCCTTTGAATTTTGCAGTTTGGAGTACGAAGGGTTAGACTACCAGACTCCGGCCAATGAAATGAACGACATAATTTCACACTATAAAACCGAGCTGAAAGCGCGCACTACCCGCAGGCTTGAAGGGAAAGAGGTACATTCCGAAAAACCGATATCAGTTTCATAA
- a CDS encoding GTP-binding protein yields MKLITISGPPSSGKTAVLLKLIGNMQQDGHTAGVIKFDCLYANEAQQFARINVPVKVGLSGNLCPDHFFVSNIQDGVDWGLQQGFEYLFTESAGLCNRCSPHIKHVLAVCVIDNLMGMDTPRKIGPMLRMADIVVITKGDIVSQAEREVFAFRVRQANAKAKIMFVNGINGQGTFELSRMMLEANETVSLNDEKLRFSMPAALCSYCLGETKIGSEYQVGNLKKIGF; encoded by the coding sequence GCTTATCGGCAACATGCAACAGGATGGGCACACAGCCGGTGTCATCAAGTTCGACTGCCTGTATGCCAACGAAGCGCAGCAGTTTGCCCGTATCAATGTGCCGGTTAAAGTGGGTCTTTCGGGTAATCTTTGTCCCGATCATTTTTTTGTAAGCAACATACAGGATGGCGTGGACTGGGGACTACAGCAGGGCTTCGAATATCTTTTTACGGAAAGTGCCGGACTGTGTAACCGTTGTTCGCCGCATATCAAGCATGTGCTGGCGGTCTGTGTGATCGATAATCTGATGGGAATGGACACGCCCCGAAAAATAGGACCCATGCTGCGTATGGCCGATATTGTGGTGATAACTAAAGGTGATATTGTTTCACAAGCTGAGCGCGAGGTGTTTGCTTTCCGTGTCCGTCAGGCCAATGCCAAGGCTAAAATCATGTTTGTGAACGGAATCAACGGGCAAGGCACTTTCGAACTGTCGCGCATGATGCTCGAAGCCAACGAGACTGTATCGCTGAACGACGAAAAATTGCGCTTTTCAATGCCGGCTGCGCTTTGTTCGTATTGCCTGGGCGAAACAAAAATAGGGTCGGAATATCAGGTGGGAAATTTGAAGAAAATAGGGTTTTAA
- a CDS encoding AAA family ATPase translates to MNKIIIRNIGPIEDITIDLNKINVIMGPQSSGKSTIAKIISYCTWVEKDVAVNQSLNAYKAEGYFKDKLEIFHKLKGYFKDNSEIIYHSDVIKINYSNQVFNIDWTDKYAYKRSKIAYIPAERNIVIMPEMEKVEMPNNNIRSFLFDWFDARKVYSKENSISILQLGVDYYFNEEAKENHIEVSDGVNKYDILLSNASSGLQSIIPMTVMIEYLTNWVYNNEQNLSFEEKEKKKKIVNTLSIERVIEPFIGKKVTEINEEIVNKYEEITELLKSQDKKAVTLISDYLEKTNNLFNIHNTQFIIEEPEQNLFPEAQRDLVYYLLEKSKDKARDHRLTLTTHSPYILYALNNSMMGFLVKDKIPEIEQAGLKCKPAWIDPKLVSIWEIEDGKINNIQNEDGLIGDNYFDTSMRKVMDDFYTMLNYYGDEK, encoded by the coding sequence ATGAATAAAATAATAATACGTAATATTGGTCCGATTGAAGATATTACTATTGATTTAAATAAAATCAATGTAATTATGGGACCACAGAGCAGTGGAAAAAGTACTATTGCAAAAATAATTAGCTACTGCACATGGGTTGAAAAAGATGTTGCTGTAAATCAATCTTTAAACGCTTATAAGGCAGAAGGATATTTTAAAGATAAACTTGAAATTTTCCATAAACTTAAAGGATATTTTAAAGATAACTCTGAAATAATTTATCATAGCGATGTTATTAAAATAAATTACTCTAATCAAGTTTTTAATATTGACTGGACAGACAAGTATGCCTACAAACGAAGTAAAATTGCCTATATTCCTGCTGAACGGAATATAGTGATTATGCCGGAAATGGAAAAGGTAGAAATGCCCAATAATAATATTCGTAGCTTCTTATTCGATTGGTTTGATGCAAGAAAAGTATATTCAAAAGAAAACAGTATCTCAATTTTACAATTGGGAGTAGATTACTATTTCAATGAAGAAGCTAAAGAAAATCATATAGAAGTGTCAGATGGTGTAAACAAATATGACATCTTACTATCAAATGCATCAAGTGGTTTGCAATCTATCATCCCAATGACTGTAATGATTGAATACCTGACTAATTGGGTGTATAATAATGAGCAAAATCTTTCTTTCGAAGAAAAAGAAAAAAAGAAAAAAATAGTAAATACTCTTAGTATCGAAAGAGTTATTGAACCTTTCATCGGAAAAAAAGTAACTGAAATAAATGAAGAGATTGTCAATAAATATGAAGAGATTACAGAACTACTGAAATCGCAAGACAAAAAAGCTGTCACGCTGATTAGTGATTACCTCGAGAAAACGAACAATTTATTTAATATCCACAATACTCAATTCATTATTGAAGAACCAGAACAGAACCTTTTCCCTGAAGCTCAACGTGATTTAGTTTATTATTTACTAGAAAAAAGTAAAGATAAAGCAAGAGATCATCGATTAACACTAACTACCCATAGTCCTTATATACTATATGCTCTTAATAATTCCATGATGGGATTTTTGGTAAAAGACAAAATACCTGAGATTGAACAAGCCGGATTAAAATGTAAACCAGCATGGATAGACCCCAAATTAGTATCGATTTGGGAAATTGAAGATGGAAAGATCAATAATATACAAAATGAAGATGGTTTAATCGGAGATAATTACTTTGATACTTCAATGAGGAAAGTAATGGATGATTTTTACACCATGCTAAATTATTATGGAGATGAAAAGTAA
- a CDS encoding ATP-binding cassette domain-containing protein encodes MKNDILLKNFVTLKQEMPYVLDFFTHYGVSFQPGDLSLAGQLDSLPADFFEDIGIGKAELIQSFEAYMQNRELLETPGNAQRIHSITIIGGKDKNGTPEDKTLTLNAGSITSIVGPTGSGKSRLLADIEWLAQGDTPTGRTILINNETPDSELRFSLDHKLVAQLSQNMNFVMDVTVSEFITMHAESRMVGNIESVAQEIIRQANLLAGESFLPETPLTALSGGQSRALMIADTAFLSTSPVVLIDEIENAGIDRKKALQLLVKNEKIILIATHDPILALMAEQRLVIKNGGIHKLIITSENEKNNLSALEAIDNKMLTLRNKLRLGEIIEDTNF; translated from the coding sequence ATGAAAAATGATATTCTCCTCAAGAATTTCGTAACCCTAAAGCAGGAGATGCCTTATGTGCTGGATTTTTTCACGCATTATGGTGTTTCTTTTCAACCCGGGGATTTATCTCTTGCCGGGCAACTGGATAGCCTTCCTGCTGATTTTTTTGAAGATATTGGTATTGGGAAAGCCGAATTGATTCAAAGTTTTGAAGCTTATATGCAAAACCGGGAATTGCTGGAAACTCCGGGCAATGCGCAGCGGATTCATTCGATAACCATTATTGGCGGAAAGGATAAGAATGGAACTCCTGAAGATAAGACCTTAACCCTGAACGCGGGAAGTATTACCAGCATTGTCGGTCCGACAGGTTCGGGGAAAAGTCGTTTGTTGGCCGATATTGAGTGGTTGGCGCAGGGCGATACGCCTACCGGGCGAACGATATTGATAAACAATGAAACGCCCGATTCGGAGCTGCGTTTCTCGTTGGATCATAAATTGGTGGCGCAGCTGTCGCAAAACATGAACTTCGTGATGGATGTCACCGTGAGCGAATTTATAACTATGCATGCCGAAAGCAGAATGGTTGGGAATATTGAGTCCGTTGCACAGGAAATTATCCGGCAAGCCAACTTACTGGCAGGCGAAAGTTTCCTGCCCGAAACACCGCTAACCGCTTTGAGCGGCGGGCAATCGCGCGCATTAATGATAGCCGATACGGCTTTTCTAAGCACATCGCCTGTGGTATTGATTGACGAAATTGAAAATGCCGGAATCGACCGAAAAAAAGCATTGCAACTGCTGGTAAAAAACGAAAAAATCATCCTGATAGCCACACACGATCCTATTCTGGCTCTGATGGCTGAACAGCGACTGGTTATCAAAAACGGAGGAATTCATAAGCTTATTATCACTTCCGAAAACGAAAAAAACAATCTGTCGGCTTTGGAAGCAATTGATAATAAAATGTTGACACTGCGAAATAAACTTCGCCTTGGTGAAATTATTGAAGATACAAATTTTTAA
- a CDS encoding ABC transporter ATP-binding protein, translated as MKLEIQNGKFGYGGNAVLQDVNFELNTGEIVCLLGKNGAGKTTLFKSMLGVLKPLSGSILLNGKPIEHWNRQQFARLVGYIPQARSLPFPFTVMDVVLFGRTAHLSAFGSPGKRDRILAGECMDLLNITHLQHRTFTHLSGGEQQLVIIARALAQQPAFLIMDEPTSSLDFGNQINIIRQVNALKNNALGIMMATHSPDHAFMCNANVAVVHQGTLRKAGHANDIISEQVLKEIYGVDVKVRPLDDTRLVCVPEV; from the coding sequence ATGAAGCTCGAAATACAAAACGGAAAGTTCGGATATGGAGGTAATGCGGTGCTGCAGGATGTGAATTTTGAACTGAACACGGGCGAAATAGTGTGTCTGCTGGGTAAAAACGGTGCTGGCAAAACCACCTTGTTTAAATCCATGTTGGGCGTTCTTAAACCTCTTTCGGGCTCCATACTGTTGAACGGAAAACCCATTGAACACTGGAATCGTCAACAGTTTGCGCGCCTGGTTGGTTACATTCCGCAAGCACGTTCGCTTCCTTTTCCATTCACGGTGATGGATGTGGTGCTGTTTGGGCGCACTGCTCACCTGTCTGCTTTCGGGTCGCCCGGTAAGCGCGACCGCATACTGGCCGGGGAGTGTATGGACTTGCTCAATATCACACACCTTCAGCACCGCACCTTTACGCACCTGAGCGGTGGCGAGCAACAGTTGGTGATTATAGCCCGTGCATTGGCTCAGCAACCCGCTTTCCTCATTATGGACGAGCCCACTTCCAGTCTGGATTTCGGAAACCAAATCAACATTATCCGGCAGGTAAATGCGCTGAAAAATAACGCACTGGGCATTATGATGGCTACACACTCGCCCGACCATGCTTTTATGTGCAATGCCAATGTGGCCGTTGTACATCAGGGCACGTTACGCAAAGCGGGGCATGCCAACGATATTATTTCGGAACAGGTACTGAAAGAAATTTACGGAGTGGATGTAAAAGTACGTCCGTTGGACGATACACGGCTGGTTTGTGTGCCGGAGGTGTAA
- a CDS encoding FecCD family ABC transporter permease — translation MNPTAKLQSREGGRLTLIFVGLGVLLVVSVLLSACLGRYPLSVSDLLTYLFTGHSVDSSLPTVLLNVRLPRIIGALIVGAVLAIAGTAYQGLFRNPMVSPDILGVSSGAGFGASLAITLSLPLIGVQLMAFFFGLLAVLLALLVSRVIGKNHDKILMLVLSGMVTGAIFNALISLMKYIADSDSKLPDITFWLMGSLAGISFDEIKVVLPLVVAGIIPMLLLGWKLNVLSFGDEEAKALGVNTGRLRIIVICCASLITASVVCIAGLIGWIGLIVPHFARFLVGPNHKYLLPASCLSGSIFMLLVDDVARSATTLEIPLGILISLIGAPLFLVFLSRSTKKSW, via the coding sequence ATGAACCCAACAGCTAAGCTACAAAGCAGGGAAGGAGGGAGGCTAACACTTATTTTTGTCGGGCTCGGTGTGTTGCTCGTTGTTTCGGTGTTGCTGTCGGCATGCCTGGGGCGCTATCCGCTTTCGGTTTCCGATTTGCTCACGTACCTGTTTACCGGACACAGTGTCGATTCTTCTTTGCCCACCGTGCTGCTCAATGTGCGTTTGCCCCGCATTATCGGTGCGCTGATAGTGGGAGCGGTGCTTGCCATTGCCGGTACGGCCTATCAGGGACTTTTTCGGAATCCTATGGTCAGTCCCGATATACTGGGCGTCAGTTCCGGTGCCGGATTTGGTGCTTCGCTTGCCATCACCCTGTCGTTGCCGCTTATCGGTGTGCAACTTATGGCTTTCTTTTTCGGGTTGCTGGCAGTGTTGCTGGCGCTTTTGGTAAGCCGGGTTATCGGTAAGAATCATGATAAAATCCTGATGCTGGTACTCTCGGGCATGGTCACCGGAGCCATTTTCAACGCGTTGATTTCGCTGATGAAATACATTGCCGACAGCGATTCTAAACTGCCCGACATCACCTTCTGGCTTATGGGTAGCCTGGCCGGCATTAGTTTCGACGAAATTAAAGTGGTGCTTCCGCTGGTGGTTGCAGGCATTATTCCCATGTTGCTGCTCGGCTGGAAACTCAATGTGCTTTCGTTTGGCGACGAGGAAGCCAAGGCGCTGGGCGTAAATACCGGGCGGCTTCGCATTATAGTTATTTGTTGTGCTTCGCTGATTACGGCTTCGGTGGTTTGCATTGCCGGACTTATCGGGTGGATAGGATTGATTGTGCCGCATTTTGCCCGTTTTCTGGTAGGCCCCAATCATAAATACCTGCTTCCGGCTTCGTGTTTGTCCGGCAGTATTTTTATGCTGTTGGTAGACGATGTGGCACGGTCGGCCACTACGCTCGAAATTCCGCTCGGCATTCTTATTTCGCTTATCGGAGCGCCTTTGTTTCTGGTATTTTTGTCCAGATCAACTAAGAAGTCGTGGTAG